The following proteins are encoded in a genomic region of Burkholderia gladioli:
- a CDS encoding DUF192 domain-containing protein → MRHGRLFVSGRATGVRVALAESARERLRGLLGRDALAEDEALLLERCASVHTFGMRFPIDVLFVNRAGRVLAVHREVRAWRVLMHWRGARTLEMAAGAAARHRIGPGATIVLGDLT, encoded by the coding sequence GTGAGGCATGGCCGGCTGTTCGTGAGCGGGCGGGCGACCGGCGTGCGCGTGGCCCTGGCGGAATCGGCGCGCGAGCGGCTGCGAGGCCTGCTCGGGCGCGACGCGCTAGCCGAGGACGAGGCGCTGTTGCTCGAGCGCTGCGCCAGCGTGCACACCTTCGGGATGCGTTTCCCGATCGACGTGCTGTTCGTGAATCGCGCGGGCCGCGTCCTGGCCGTGCATCGCGAGGTGCGCGCATGGCGCGTGCTGATGCACTGGCGTGGCGCCAGGACGCTGGAGATGGCGGCCGGTGCCGCCGCGCGTCATCGAATCGGCCCGGGGGCGACGATCGTGCTGGGGGACCTGACATGA
- a CDS encoding TadE family protein, protein MKPRRAGARIRQGGQSLVEFVIVAPVLLFFCFGLLQYALLFQARATLDSATLEAAREGAVNHAELDAMQRGLARGLSPLYAYEANAAGASAALARADQAVRDRARIAIINPTRAQLDDFGQTRYDAQSRSTVREIPNELLRYRKTNIGRESGANIQDANLLKIRVHYCHEMVVPFVNRVVYYAINGIGAVGLDGLTATEPADANHDPYGAPVKPDFLCRRKLEDGRVTGRWPIALESEVVVRMQSAYRGASGQDMER, encoded by the coding sequence ATGAAGCCCCGTCGCGCAGGCGCGCGCATTCGCCAGGGCGGCCAGTCGCTCGTCGAGTTCGTGATCGTGGCGCCGGTGCTGCTGTTCTTCTGCTTCGGGCTGCTGCAATACGCCTTGCTGTTCCAGGCCCGGGCGACGCTCGATTCGGCCACGCTGGAGGCGGCTCGCGAAGGGGCCGTCAATCACGCCGAACTCGACGCGATGCAGCGTGGCCTGGCTCGCGGCCTGTCTCCCCTCTATGCGTACGAGGCGAACGCAGCCGGTGCGAGCGCCGCGTTGGCGCGGGCCGACCAGGCGGTACGCGACCGTGCCCGCATCGCCATCATCAACCCGACGCGCGCGCAGCTCGACGATTTCGGGCAGACGCGCTACGACGCGCAGTCGCGCAGCACCGTGAGGGAGATTCCGAACGAGTTGCTGCGCTATCGCAAGACCAATATCGGTCGCGAGTCGGGCGCCAACATCCAGGATGCCAACCTGCTGAAGATCCGCGTGCACTACTGCCATGAGATGGTCGTGCCGTTCGTGAATCGTGTCGTGTACTACGCGATCAACGGCATCGGCGCGGTCGGGCTCGACGGCCTGACCGCCACCGAGCCGGCCGACGCGAACCACGATCCCTATGGCGCGCCCGTCAAACCCGACTTCCTGTGCCGACGCAAGCTCGAGGACGGGCGCGTGACGGGGCGCTGGCCAATCGCGCTGGAATCCGAGGTCGTCGTGCGGATGCAGTCCGCCTATCGCGGCGCGAGCGGGCAGGACATGGAGCGATGA
- a CDS encoding lytic transglycosylase domain-containing protein — protein sequence MMIVGGMRDAARSASAPTRGVMLTFDTGNPLPDAARDLHTSLRVMALAPLVGDIARACGLDAALLLAVIHAESAGDPRVISPKGAVGLMQLMPATGAQYGLSDPFDARQNILAGARFLGGLLQRYRARELALAAYNAGEGAIARHGGRIPPYDETRAYVAKVLRLHARYARDGEAAWRAGSASTGRCGS from the coding sequence ATGATGATCGTCGGCGGCATGCGCGACGCCGCGCGCTCGGCAAGCGCGCCGACGCGCGGCGTGATGCTGACGTTCGATACCGGAAACCCGCTGCCGGATGCCGCTCGGGATCTTCACACCTCTTTGCGCGTGATGGCGCTCGCGCCGCTGGTCGGCGATATCGCGCGCGCCTGCGGGCTCGACGCGGCGCTGCTGCTGGCCGTCATTCATGCCGAATCGGCGGGCGACCCTCGGGTGATTTCCCCGAAGGGGGCGGTCGGCCTGATGCAGTTGATGCCCGCAACGGGGGCGCAATACGGCCTGAGCGACCCGTTCGATGCCAGGCAGAACATCCTGGCCGGCGCCCGTTTCCTCGGTGGCCTGCTGCAACGCTATCGCGCGCGCGAACTCGCGCTGGCCGCGTACAACGCCGGCGAGGGCGCCATCGCTCGCCATGGCGGACGGATTCCACCTTACGACGAGACACGGGCTTATGTCGCGAAGGTGCTCCGCCTTCACGCGCGCTATGCGCGAGACGGCGAGGCCGCGTGGCGGGCGGGTTCCGCGTCCACCGGCCGTTGCGGCTCCTGA
- a CDS encoding tetratricopeptide repeat protein gives MAAGRYRAARQLAERALALAPGNPTVLGDYALCLMREGRHEDAYRVYRDIEALAPARQQQLAPTWIDGLAEACGWLGKHDELRRYGYRSLAAADARFSVRRQWAVPPGRPTPFDARQPERNVIAYSLYGAKPRYCETLVMNARIVGELFPAWTCRVYHDDTVPDHVRSRLKAAGTTLIRVDDALRLAMPGTMWRFLVLDDPAVARFMIRDADALLSEREPAAIEAWLDSGRWFHHMRDYFTHTELLLAGMWAGCRGVFPPIAPLMADFVRSCPDERRFTDQYFLRAVLWPTIRDSVLNHDELFGFHDARPFPAHPPVRWRDVEFHVGSNASYRAVGGPSALADGAMQTVTLDDGTNGSFRYDAIVRDGQWSLELPFFLIEAFERGDLSVSVPIIA, from the coding sequence ATGGCCGCCGGCCGCTATCGCGCCGCGCGACAGTTGGCCGAGCGCGCGTTGGCGCTGGCACCCGGCAACCCGACCGTGCTGGGCGACTATGCACTGTGCCTGATGCGCGAAGGCCGTCATGAAGACGCCTATCGTGTCTATCGCGACATCGAGGCGCTGGCACCGGCGCGCCAGCAGCAACTCGCGCCGACCTGGATCGACGGCCTCGCCGAAGCATGCGGGTGGCTCGGCAAGCACGACGAACTGCGCCGCTACGGATATCGCTCGCTGGCGGCCGCCGACGCGCGCTTCTCCGTCCGTCGTCAGTGGGCGGTACCGCCGGGTCGGCCAACGCCTTTCGACGCCCGGCAGCCCGAGCGGAACGTGATCGCCTACAGCCTGTACGGCGCGAAGCCGCGCTATTGCGAAACGCTGGTCATGAACGCCCGGATCGTCGGTGAGCTGTTTCCGGCATGGACCTGCCGCGTTTATCACGACGACACCGTACCGGATCATGTCCGCAGCCGACTGAAGGCGGCGGGCACGACGCTGATCCGGGTGGACGACGCGCTACGCCTGGCCATGCCGGGCACGATGTGGCGCTTTCTCGTGCTCGACGATCCGGCGGTAGCGCGCTTCATGATCCGCGACGCGGACGCGCTCTTGTCCGAACGCGAGCCCGCCGCGATCGAGGCCTGGCTCGACAGCGGACGCTGGTTCCACCACATGAGGGATTACTTCACGCATACCGAGCTGTTGCTGGCCGGCATGTGGGCCGGCTGCCGCGGCGTGTTTCCGCCGATCGCGCCGCTGATGGCCGACTTCGTGCGCAGTTGCCCGGACGAGCGCAGGTTCACCGACCAGTACTTCCTGCGCGCCGTGTTGTGGCCGACGATCCGCGACAGCGTGCTCAATCATGACGAGCTGTTCGGATTCCACGATGCGCGCCCCTTTCCTGCGCATCCGCCGGTGCGCTGGCGCGACGTCGAATTCCATGTGGGCAGCAATGCGAGCTATCGCGCTGTCGGCGGCCCCAGTGCGCTTGCCGACGGCGCCATGCAGACGGTGACCCTCGATGACGGCACGAATGGATCGTTTCGTTACGACGCGATCGTGCGCGATGGCCAATGGTCTCTCGAGTTGCCGTTCTTCCTGATCGAGGCTTTCGAGAGAGGCGACTTGTCAGTCTCCGTGCCAATCATTGCCTGA